A window of the Gemmatirosa kalamazoonensis genome harbors these coding sequences:
- a CDS encoding Ig-like domain-containing protein has translation MRPPLLAAALAAIACRDGTTADAGALRVDPAAVTCVAGDRVELRATEAGRPTAATFTVEGDPAWLASVRRDRGAATLVCEAAGRGGIAVERGTTRVVVPVVVDPPPDGTLRVTLAPETLTLVNGTSAPVHALVSSARTGVSTDARFTTSDTAVATVDSLLGLVTATGPGTTTIVAAARADRRVRATARVTVTRASALAVALTTSPGSVAVLIGDSARVSATVQLADTAPPGTSRAVRYSSENTAVAEVSPSGVVRGIAAGGTTIVATAVVAPGLKSRIPVTVFVPAP, from the coding sequence ATGCGCCCCCCGCTCCTCGCCGCCGCTCTCGCCGCGATCGCGTGCCGCGATGGCACGACCGCGGACGCGGGTGCGCTGCGCGTCGACCCGGCGGCGGTGACGTGCGTGGCCGGCGATCGCGTGGAGCTGCGGGCCACCGAAGCCGGCCGACCGACGGCGGCGACGTTCACGGTCGAGGGGGATCCCGCATGGCTGGCGAGCGTGCGCCGCGACCGCGGCGCGGCGACGCTCGTCTGCGAGGCCGCGGGACGCGGCGGCATCGCGGTGGAGCGTGGCACGACGCGCGTCGTGGTGCCCGTCGTCGTGGATCCGCCGCCGGACGGCACGCTGCGCGTCACGCTCGCCCCCGAGACGCTGACGCTCGTCAACGGCACCTCCGCGCCGGTGCACGCGCTCGTGTCGTCGGCGCGCACGGGCGTCAGCACCGACGCCCGCTTCACGACGTCGGACACCGCGGTCGCGACGGTGGACTCGCTGCTCGGTCTCGTGACCGCGACCGGACCGGGCACGACGACGATCGTCGCGGCGGCGCGCGCCGACCGCCGCGTGCGCGCGACGGCGCGCGTGACGGTGACGCGCGCATCCGCGCTCGCCGTCGCGCTGACGACCTCCCCCGGCTCGGTCGCGGTGCTGATCGGCGACTCGGCGCGCGTGAGCGCGACCGTGCAGCTCGCGGACACCGCGCCGCCGGGGACGTCGCGCGCGGTGCGCTACAGCTCCGAGAACACCGCGGTGGCCGAGGTGTCGCCGTCGGGCGTGGTGCGCGGCATCGCGGCCGGCGGCACCACGATCGTCGCGACGGCGGTGGTCGCGCCGGGGTTGAAGTCGCGCATCCCGGTCACGGTGTTCGTGCCGGCGCCGTGA
- a CDS encoding 2-hydroxyacid dehydrogenase — protein sequence MRPLVHVTRRLPEVVERQLAAHFDVVLNETDAPLDARALADALAGADALLCTVTDRLDGAVLRGAAPLRARILVNFGVGYNHIDVGAARERGLVVTNTPGVLTDDTADVALALMLMTARRLGEGERCVRAGAWTGWTPTQLLGMSLSGKTLGIVGFGRIGRAMARRAHFGLGMRVRYLSRTVRPDAIEVGATPSPSLEALLAESDVVSIHVPATPETRHLVDADALAHMRPHAILVNTSRGDLVDEAALVAALRAGTIAGAGLDVYEGEPRIHPELSGMENVVLLPHLGSATRETRRAMGERALANLVAFFDGREPPDRVA from the coding sequence ATGCGCCCCCTCGTGCACGTCACGCGTCGGCTCCCCGAGGTCGTCGAGCGGCAGCTCGCCGCGCACTTCGACGTCGTGCTGAACGAGACCGACGCGCCGCTCGACGCGCGCGCGCTCGCCGACGCGCTCGCCGGCGCCGACGCGCTGCTCTGCACCGTGACCGACCGCCTCGACGGCGCGGTGCTGCGCGGCGCCGCGCCGCTGCGGGCGCGCATCCTCGTGAACTTCGGCGTCGGCTACAACCACATCGACGTCGGCGCGGCGCGCGAGCGCGGGCTCGTGGTGACGAACACGCCCGGCGTGCTGACCGACGACACGGCCGACGTCGCGCTCGCCCTCATGCTCATGACCGCCCGCCGGCTCGGCGAGGGAGAGCGGTGCGTGCGCGCCGGCGCGTGGACGGGGTGGACGCCGACGCAGCTGTTAGGCATGTCGCTCTCCGGCAAGACGCTCGGCATCGTCGGCTTCGGGCGCATCGGACGGGCGATGGCGCGGCGGGCGCACTTCGGGCTCGGCATGCGCGTGCGCTACCTGAGCCGCACCGTGCGCCCGGACGCGATCGAGGTCGGCGCGACGCCGTCGCCGTCGCTGGAGGCGTTGCTCGCCGAGAGCGACGTCGTCTCCATACATGTGCCCGCGACGCCGGAGACGCGCCATCTCGTCGACGCCGACGCGCTCGCCCACATGCGCCCGCACGCGATCCTCGTGAACACGAGCCGCGGCGATCTCGTGGACGAGGCGGCGCTCGTCGCGGCGCTGCGCGCCGGCACCATCGCCGGCGCGGGGCTCGACGTCTACGAGGGCGAGCCCCGCATCCACCCGGAGCTGTCAGGCATGGAGAACGTCGTCCTGCTGCCCCACCTCGGCAGCGCCACGCGCGAGACGCGGCGCGCCATGGGCGAGCGCGCGCTCGCGAACCTCGTCGCGTTCTTCGACGGACGCGAGCCGCCCGACCGCGTCGCGTGA
- the thrB gene encoding homoserine kinase, whose amino-acid sequence MSDARVRVPCSTSNLGAGFDCVGVALDRWLDASVRVTDGSTITIAHAGTGAALRVDPERDHLLTGFRLACAMAGAQPPQGLAFEVHSAIPVARGLGSSAAALVAGALLADAALGLSLAAANVVGLVAALEGHPDNAAPIVLGGAVLAVPDPGAGYSLIPLEMHPALGIALAIPDFETATRDMRAALPADVPHRDAVVAAGKAAALVRGLAMGDPALLAYALDDVLHVPYRRALVRGYDEVVAAAREAGAFGATLSGSGSTVLALAPVDRVPAVADAMRAAWEALGIAAEGSVARVAGPAQVV is encoded by the coding sequence ATGAGCGACGCGCGGGTGCGGGTCCCCTGCTCCACGAGCAACCTCGGCGCGGGGTTCGACTGCGTGGGCGTGGCGCTCGACCGCTGGCTCGACGCGTCGGTGCGCGTGACCGACGGGAGCACCATCACCATCGCGCATGCGGGGACGGGCGCGGCGCTCCGCGTCGACCCGGAGCGTGACCACCTGCTCACCGGCTTCCGGCTGGCGTGTGCGATGGCCGGCGCGCAGCCACCCCAGGGTCTGGCGTTCGAGGTGCACTCGGCGATCCCCGTCGCGCGCGGGCTCGGCTCGTCGGCGGCGGCGCTCGTCGCCGGCGCGCTGCTCGCGGATGCGGCGTTAGGCCTGTCGCTCGCCGCCGCGAACGTCGTGGGGCTCGTCGCGGCGCTCGAGGGACATCCGGACAACGCGGCGCCGATCGTGCTCGGCGGCGCGGTGCTCGCCGTGCCGGATCCGGGCGCCGGCTACTCGCTCATTCCGCTCGAGATGCACCCGGCGCTCGGCATCGCGCTCGCCATTCCCGACTTCGAGACGGCGACGCGCGACATGCGCGCCGCGCTCCCGGCCGACGTGCCGCACCGCGACGCCGTCGTCGCGGCGGGGAAGGCGGCGGCGCTCGTACGCGGCCTCGCGATGGGGGACCCCGCGCTGCTCGCCTACGCGCTCGACGACGTGCTGCACGTTCCGTATCGCCGCGCGCTCGTGCGCGGCTACGACGAGGTCGTGGCGGCCGCGCGCGAGGCGGGCGCGTTCGGCGCGACGCTGAGCGGATCGGGCTCCACGGTGCTCGCGCTCGCCCCCGTCGACCGCGTCCCCGCCGTGGCCGACGCGATGCGCGCGGCGTGGGAGGCGTTAGGCATCGCCGCCGAGGGGAGCGTCGCCCGCGTGGCCGGGCCGGCGCAGGTCGTTTAG
- the thrC gene encoding threonine synthase, producing the protein MTTVQVCDACGTTLGELDPRLACPSCGGLLSLRHDAPAVRGADLRRLFDARLDDARPAYVAGGGTAARASGVWRFREIVLPDVGDDAIVSQPEGNTPLFRRESVAQWAGASSLLLKHDGHNPSGSFKDRGMTVALTQARRIGARAVACASTGNTSASLAMYASLAGIPALVFVPAAQVALGKLAQTLGYGARTLLVRGDFDDCLRLVRDGAERLGIYLVNSVNPFRIAGQQSCVLEILQQLAWNPPDWIALPAGNLGNTSAFGAALRAAKALGVVDRVPRLLAVQAAGAAPFARGFREGFAERRRVKAETVATAIKIGDPASWDRARRVIEETDGIVTDVSDADILEAKAAIDAAGVGCEPASAASVAGVRRMVAEGVIAPDARVVALLTGHVLKDPGALVDYHAPGSTRPLANAPVEVDASLDAIARVVDAVGR; encoded by the coding sequence ATGACGACCGTCCAAGTCTGCGACGCCTGCGGCACGACGTTAGGCGAGCTGGATCCGCGACTCGCCTGCCCGAGCTGCGGCGGCCTGCTCTCGCTGCGGCACGACGCGCCCGCCGTGCGCGGCGCGGATCTGCGCCGGCTGTTCGACGCGCGGCTCGACGATGCGCGCCCCGCGTACGTCGCCGGCGGCGGCACCGCGGCGCGGGCGAGCGGCGTGTGGCGGTTCCGTGAGATCGTGCTGCCCGACGTCGGCGACGACGCGATCGTCAGCCAGCCGGAAGGCAACACGCCGCTGTTCCGGCGCGAGTCGGTCGCGCAGTGGGCGGGCGCGTCGTCGCTGCTGCTGAAGCACGACGGGCACAATCCCAGCGGCTCGTTCAAGGACCGCGGCATGACGGTCGCCCTCACGCAGGCGCGGCGCATCGGCGCGCGCGCGGTGGCGTGCGCGTCGACCGGCAACACGTCCGCGTCGCTCGCGATGTACGCGTCGCTCGCCGGCATCCCCGCGCTCGTCTTCGTTCCCGCGGCGCAGGTGGCGCTCGGCAAGCTCGCGCAGACGCTCGGCTACGGCGCGCGCACGCTGCTCGTGCGCGGCGACTTCGACGACTGCCTGCGCCTCGTGCGCGACGGCGCCGAACGGCTCGGGATCTATCTCGTGAACTCGGTGAACCCGTTCCGCATCGCCGGGCAGCAGAGCTGCGTGCTGGAGATCCTGCAGCAGCTCGCGTGGAACCCGCCGGACTGGATCGCGCTCCCGGCGGGGAACCTCGGCAACACGTCGGCGTTCGGCGCGGCGCTGCGCGCGGCGAAGGCGTTGGGCGTCGTCGACCGCGTGCCGCGGCTGCTCGCCGTGCAGGCCGCCGGCGCGGCACCGTTCGCGCGCGGCTTCCGCGAGGGGTTCGCCGAGCGGCGGCGCGTGAAGGCGGAGACGGTGGCGACGGCGATCAAGATCGGCGACCCGGCGAGCTGGGACCGCGCGCGACGCGTCATCGAGGAGACCGACGGCATCGTGACCGACGTGAGCGACGCGGACATCCTCGAGGCGAAGGCGGCGATCGACGCGGCGGGCGTGGGATGCGAGCCGGCGAGCGCGGCGAGCGTCGCGGGCGTGCGGCGCATGGTGGCCGAGGGCGTCATCGCGCCCGACGCGCGCGTCGTCGCGCTGCTCACCGGCCACGTGCTGAAGGATCCCGGCGCCCTCGTCGACTACCACGCGCCCGGAAGCACGCGGCCGCTCGCGAACGCGCCGGTGGAGGTGGACGCGTCGCTCGACGCGATCGCGCGCGTCGTGGACGCCGTGGGTCGATGA
- a CDS encoding sensor histidine kinase yields the protein MPRRLLHVSGVRAWVVSFGLLFAISALFIANRALLNQRQAPVALTLLMVVLFGSVLGGRALGLAIALGGFLIINYFFQFPYFDIAVHDPADWLVLVTFVVTADVASRLLARAQRQTAAAQRRAAEVQRLADLGAETLAAGTSVQALQAVADVVATTLHLDWCELWDVAADGAARRVAASPPAPAAESTAVDPALLARLRESASTAARQGADERARAFDEILAAAPTDALVPLSAHDRAVGALRLRRSRPLALDESERTFLQALAHYAALGVERARLAADVRRAELEREAERARDFLFATVSHDLRTPLTTIKALAHERARDGDASALVIEEQADRLTRMVTDLLDLSRARAGALPLAPELNTAEDVVGATLRHAAGALRGRAVETRLDDAGGALVGHFDFVATLRILGNLIENAAKYSPATEPIRLEVVRDGGALVFTVADRGPGIPAEERERVFVPFHRAPGAAPDVGGTGLGLAVARALAEAQRGTVTYTPAEGGSVFTLRLPASDDALALEIIAGAS from the coding sequence ATGCCGCGCCGCCTGCTGCACGTCAGCGGCGTGCGCGCGTGGGTGGTCTCGTTCGGGCTGCTCTTCGCCATCAGCGCGCTGTTCATCGCGAACCGCGCGCTGCTGAACCAGCGGCAGGCACCGGTCGCGCTCACGCTGCTCATGGTGGTGCTGTTCGGCAGCGTGCTGGGCGGACGCGCGCTCGGCCTCGCGATCGCGCTCGGCGGCTTCCTCATCATCAACTACTTCTTCCAGTTCCCGTACTTCGACATCGCGGTGCACGACCCGGCCGACTGGCTCGTGCTCGTGACGTTCGTCGTCACCGCCGACGTCGCGTCGCGGCTGCTCGCCCGCGCGCAGCGGCAGACCGCCGCGGCGCAGCGGCGCGCCGCGGAGGTGCAGCGGCTCGCCGACCTCGGCGCGGAGACGCTCGCCGCGGGGACGTCGGTGCAGGCGCTGCAGGCCGTCGCGGACGTCGTCGCGACCACGCTGCATCTCGACTGGTGCGAGCTGTGGGACGTGGCGGCCGACGGCGCGGCGCGGCGCGTCGCCGCGAGCCCGCCGGCACCGGCCGCGGAATCGACGGCCGTGGACCCGGCGCTGCTCGCGCGGCTGCGCGAGAGCGCGTCGACGGCGGCCCGGCAGGGGGCCGACGAGCGCGCGCGCGCGTTCGATGAGATCCTCGCGGCCGCGCCGACCGACGCGCTCGTGCCGCTGAGCGCCCACGACCGCGCGGTCGGCGCGCTGCGGCTGCGGCGCTCGCGCCCGCTCGCGCTCGACGAGTCGGAGCGCACGTTCCTGCAGGCGCTCGCACACTACGCCGCGTTAGGCGTCGAGCGCGCGCGGCTCGCCGCCGACGTGCGGCGCGCGGAGCTGGAGCGCGAGGCCGAGCGCGCGCGCGACTTCCTGTTCGCCACCGTCTCGCACGACCTGCGCACGCCGCTGACCACGATCAAGGCGCTCGCCCACGAGCGCGCGCGCGACGGCGACGCGAGCGCGCTCGTCATCGAGGAGCAGGCGGACCGCCTGACGCGCATGGTCACCGACCTGCTCGACCTGTCGCGCGCGCGGGCCGGCGCGCTGCCACTCGCGCCGGAGCTGAACACCGCGGAAGACGTCGTCGGCGCGACGCTGCGTCACGCCGCGGGCGCGCTGCGCGGGCGCGCGGTGGAGACGCGGCTGGACGACGCGGGGGGCGCGCTCGTCGGCCACTTCGACTTCGTGGCGACGCTGCGCATCCTCGGCAACCTGATCGAGAACGCGGCGAAGTACTCGCCCGCGACGGAGCCGATCCGCCTCGAGGTGGTGCGCGACGGCGGGGCGCTCGTCTTCACCGTCGCCGACCGTGGGCCCGGCATCCCGGCCGAGGAGCGCGAGCGGGTGTTCGTGCCGTTCCACCGCGCCCCGGGGGCGGCCCCCGACGTCGGCGGCACGGGGCTCGGCCTCGCCGTCGCACGCGCGCTCGCCGAGGCACAGCGCGGCACGGTCACCTACACACCGGCGGAGGGCGGCAGCGTGTTCACGCTCCGACTTCCCGCGTCGGACGACGCGCTCGCGCTGGAGATCATCGCCGGGGCGAGTTGA
- a CDS encoding response regulator transcription factor, translated as MTAPNTAPPTVLVVEDQDEIRGALRRVLEELGARVIEASTGEQGIALAAGESPDLVVLDLGLPDVQGDEVCRAVRSTSHVPIVVVSARHSEEEKVRLLDAGADDYLTKPFGPAELAARVRAHLRRAQRADTPAAPRALRLGDLELDVVNRVATRAGMPVHLTPIEWGLLRALAAEPGRTLTHQQLFDAVWRREYGNAAQYLRVHVTNLRRKVEPNPSLPVYIVTEPGVGYRLELSG; from the coding sequence GTGACCGCGCCGAACACCGCACCGCCCACCGTCCTCGTCGTCGAGGACCAGGACGAGATCCGCGGCGCGCTCCGCCGCGTGCTCGAGGAGCTCGGCGCGCGCGTGATCGAGGCGTCGACCGGCGAGCAGGGGATCGCGCTCGCCGCCGGCGAGAGCCCCGACCTTGTGGTCCTCGACCTCGGTCTCCCCGACGTGCAGGGGGACGAGGTGTGCCGCGCGGTGCGGTCGACGTCGCACGTGCCGATCGTCGTCGTGTCGGCGCGGCACTCGGAGGAGGAGAAGGTGCGGCTGCTCGACGCCGGCGCCGACGACTATCTCACGAAGCCGTTCGGGCCGGCGGAGCTCGCGGCCCGCGTGCGCGCGCACCTGCGGCGTGCCCAACGCGCCGACACGCCGGCCGCGCCGCGCGCGCTCCGGCTCGGCGACCTGGAGCTCGACGTCGTGAACCGCGTCGCGACGCGCGCGGGGATGCCGGTGCACCTCACGCCGATCGAGTGGGGGCTGCTGCGCGCGCTCGCCGCGGAGCCGGGGCGCACGCTCACGCATCAGCAGCTGTTCGACGCGGTGTGGCGGCGCGAGTACGGCAACGCCGCGCAGTACCTGCGCGTCCACGTCACCAACCTGCGTCGCAAGGTGGAGCCGAACCCGTCGCTCCCCGTGTACATCGTGACCGAGCCCGGCGTCGGCTACCGGCTCGAGCTCTCGGGGTGA